The sequence below is a genomic window from Micromonospora aurantiaca ATCC 27029.
CCACGCGCACGCTCGGGTTGGCCGGCCGCAGCACCGAGGGGCAGAGCCGGGCCAGGTCGGCCGCGGCGAGCCGGACCCCGACCGGGTCGTCGGCCACACGGGCCGCGGCGACCTTGCCCAGCGTCGCGATCAGCTCCTCCAGGCGCGGCTCGTCGGCGGGCTGGCAGAGCACCGGCAGGTCGATCCGGCGGCGCCATTCCGGTACGGCCCACAGCAGCCGGGCGGGCGCGGTGACCGGGAGGCCGAACGCCCAGTCGGCGGGCTGGCCCAGCCGGCGCACCCACGAGCGGACGTCACGGGCGGCCACCGACACGTGCACGAGGCGACCGGCGAACTCGGTCAGGTACGCCCGCCGGGCCGCGTACGGCGTGCCGCGGCGGGACGCGGTCTGCCGGGCGCCCGTGCCGGCGGTCCGTCCGTCGTCGGCGACCACGAGCACGTCCACGTCCACGTCGCTGTGCTCGGTGGCGGCCCGCCGGGCATGGCTGCCGCGCAGCATGATCCCGACGACCGGCCGGTCGGCGGCCTGCCGCAGGCGGGCGGCCCAGTCGTCGAGGAACGCGGTGTCGGGCAACTGCGCTGGACCCACGGCGCCATGGTGCCGAAATCCGATCTTCACCGCAATGACCGTTGCCGGACCCACTGTCCGCCACTGGGGCGTTCAGCCTGATTCCTCCTCGGCCCGGCGGTACGCGTCGATCTTGTGTTCGAGGACCTTCAGGTCCTCCTCCAGCTCGGCCATCCGGGCCAGCACGCGGGCCCGGTGCGCCTCGAACAGCGCCCGCCGCGCGCCGAGCGTGCTGTCCCCGTGCCGGGCCAGTTCGGCGTAGCGGCGCATGTCGCGAACCGGCATCCCGGTGCGCCGCAGCCGGGTGAGCAGGAACAGCCAGTTGACGTCGGACTCGGTGTAGCGCCGGCGGCCCGACGAGTCCCGCCCGACGCGGCCCACCAGGCCCTCCTGCTCGTACCAGCGCAGCGTGTAGGTGGTCAGGCCGACCCGTTCCGCCGCCTCACCCACGGTGAGGCTCATCTCCCGCGTGCTGATGTCCACGCCCTCCAGGCTTCCAGTTCGA
It includes:
- a CDS encoding MerR family transcriptional regulator, whose amino-acid sequence is MDISTREMSLTVGEAAERVGLTTYTLRWYEQEGLVGRVGRDSSGRRRYTESDVNWLFLLTRLRRTGMPVRDMRRYAELARHGDSTLGARRALFEAHRARVLARMAELEEDLKVLEHKIDAYRRAEEESG